GGGCCAATTGTTGCAACACCAAACCATTTGTTAGAAATACGAGAGTCAATGATCGCGTCATCATGTAACCCAATTAGGTGACCACTCGGGTTCGGTCCGACATTATTTTGACCTAACTCGGTGACCGTCGGGTTCATCTAGGTGTCATTTAGACAAACGTGATGGCTGCCAAGCCCAAATCGTTGATGTTGAACTCCCAACATGAAGATTCTCAAATCAATTTGGCAACTGTCGAACATGTTAGTATAACCTCTGAAATTGGATAACAACTTAGATGGACCGATATTAAGCCAAAGTAACATCTCAGTACAACAAGACAATGTCATGTGTTAATCTAATTCCATATGACATTTGTTCTTAAACGGATGTCACTGTAACAATGTACCCAAATTATCTAAGTCCTATCTCTCGAAAGTGACTTCGTGATTGTCAGGTCGGGTCATCGGGTCGGACCACTTTTTGCATTGCGGAACAAAGTTTGATATGCTTCTATAGCCCACAAAAAAGTTAACTAGCCCAGCCCAAGAAAGCATAAACGGGCTTTAAACAGACCGAGAATTCTGCCGGTTCAGTGACTCTCTCCTTATCTCACACCACCAGGCACCAGGGTTTAAGATATCTCCGCCACTTCTCCAACCCCAGCATTTCTTCATTGTCTGTGCAGCTCCTCGAAAACCCCTTTACCTTTGTTAGAGCTCTGCCATGGCTTCCACTTTCGTCACACTACCAACCCCTTTTCTGTACACACCCAACACTGCTTCTCTGTCCAACAGCCAGAAGCTACTCCCAGGTGTGTTGAATTTACCTCATTTCCAAACCCTTTTCTTAGTTTCTCGTATCTCTGTTAAATTTCTctactttttaaattttatttatttatgaaatgttgttaattttgatgaattgtGAAATGGGTTTCGCTCTCAGGTCTGCGAAGGAAGTGTTTGAGAGTCAACGCAATTGCCACGAAATGGGAACCCACCAAGGTTTGTTGGGGTTCTGCACATTTTAATGTTTGATGTCTTCTTTTATTTTGGCGACGAATTGCATTATCGGAGTTTTTGATTTTTGTGGTGGTGATTTGTGGGTGGCAGGTGGTTCCACAAGCTGATAGAGTGCTTATTCGTCTCGAGGTGCTCCCTCAGGTATGCTGGTTTTTGGTCTTACCATTGTGTTTGGAAGTCTGGAGTGGCAACTTTATGCAATTATCTTTTATTAGTCAGATTCCGAAACATCTGTGTCAATGGCTATTTAGTTGAGTATTTGAGCTTTTTGAAGATCCGTGACATTATCAAATGGCTTAATTTACTGCTACCAATTGCATTCCTATGACAGTTGTGAAGACCCGTAATATTGTCAAATGGCTTAATCATTtccttttaaatataaatatgtaTGTTTTTGTTGGTTCATTTCATGTTTATGTGGTGGAGATCACCCtaaaaaaaactaagaaaatgATTATATTTGTATATCATCTCTACAGTGTCCTCCCActtatcatatcattgtgataTTATACCATGATGCATTCAATAACACATTATGTTAAATAGTGTAGATATAATCGATCCTATGTTATCATGGTTGTTGTATGTTATCCTTGTGTATGTACTATGTAGAAATTTTCTATGAAGTTAAGCTATTGTATGAGGGCCTGTGAAATGGGAAGAGTGTCATTGGAGGAAACTTGACAGTGGAATGGTACCTGGTCATAGGGTTTTATATAATTCATTGGGAATACAGTGCGATAGCAGTAGAATTTTGAATGATTTTTCATGGCTTGAAGACATATTTATGGTATAATTCTTCTTTGCGGTCTCGTAGGTCTTCTTTCTAACTTTAATGAACAGATTTTCAGTTAAGCAATAGCTTTTTATGGGACAGCATCACCTAACTAGGTCCCCTGTCTTAATTTTATATTCTGGCAGGATATGTCTCGGATTGTATTAGGTTGATTCATACTAATGACACTTGAGCTGAGTGTATTCTTTTTTACGTGTGATGTTCAAATTCAAGTAGTTTGATAATAGGTGTCAAACTTGACCGAGGATCTTGAGATCGACCAGGAGTAAACCTTCAGTAGGGTTGCAAAGTGCAAACCATACTAACAATCTTGAACTCGATCAGGTTTAAAAGCCAAGTTCGCATTAGAGGCATTGTAATTAGATATAACCTTTGGAGTTTAAGGGTTGGTTGTAGGGTTTAGGTATAGTCTTCTATATCCAAGTTCGCATGAGATGCTTTcaaaatgaaaatggtttgtaTTTTTGGTTAGCATTTAATATGTTTGTCTCATAGAATACCTCAAAACAGATTTCATGAACAGATTTCATGTTAATTGCTGGCATTTAGTTGCTTTGAAAGCAGGTGGTTTTAAAACGGACTTAATTGTTTACTTTTCCTTTGTAGTTATTATATCAAATGGAAAAATATATTTGTAGTTGTGTACATACCTTGTCTACTAGAGGACACTAGCTTACGATAAATTGCCCTATGCCGCAGAAATCAGCTGGAGGAGTTTTGCTGCCCAAGTCAGCTGTTAAATTTGAACGCTATCTTATGGGAGAAGTATGCCTACACTTTCTTTTTTGCATGGTTCTTGTTCTTTATTTTGAAATAAGTAGTTGAATCTCAGGATAATTTAACAAGCATTGTTATTCTCAGATTCTTTCTGTTGGTGCTGACGTTGGGGAAGTGAAGGCTGGAAAGAAGGTGAGTAATTATAAGGTTCCCAAATAATGATAACAATTTTCTGTTGGTTCTGACCAACTGAAGTTTTCTGTTGTTTAGAAGTACTGAGTTAGGTGCTTAACATGTCATCATAACGGAAATGCTTATTCATTTTGCAGGTTCTTTTTTCAGACATAAATGCATATGAGGTAAATAGAGTAAGTTCATGTTGAGTTATTCCACTTATCTTTTGGTTTTCCTGTGACTTTATTCCATGACAATGACGACACTGTTAACCTAATCCCGGCCGTCTAGCATTATTAGTGGTTTTCAATTTCCCGCTCCCCCTCCACACCTATGTTGCCGGGCCACCTTTCTTCCATTAGTTTTCTAGGTAAAGCTCAAGTGTCTTTAGTTTCTAGTTCTTTACATGCACAATTTTAGTGTTGAGCACAGCTGACAGAAAATTGCCACACCTTGCTGTGTAAGCCAATAACTGCCGACTGTAAAAT
This is a stretch of genomic DNA from Malus domestica chromosome 02, GDT2T_hap1. It encodes these proteins:
- the LOC103406773 gene encoding 10 kDa chaperonin 1, chloroplastic-like isoform X2, with amino-acid sequence MASTFVTLPTPFLYTPNTASLSNSQKLLPGLRRKCLRVNAIATKWEPTKVVPQADRVLIRLEVLPQKSAGGVLLPKSAVKFERYLMGEILSVGADVGEVKAGKKVLFSDINAYEVDLGVDGRHCFCKESELLAVVE
- the LOC103406773 gene encoding 10 kDa chaperonin 1, chloroplastic-like isoform X1, with the protein product MASTFVTLPTPFLYTPNTASLSNSQKLLPGLRRKCLRVNAIATKWEPTKVVPQADRVLIRLEVLPQKSAGGVLLPKSAVKFERYLMGEILSVGADVGEVKAGKKVLFSDINAYEVNRVDLGVDGRHCFCKESELLAVVE